ATTTGACAGAACAGAGACCATACAATGGTTTTGATCTGTATCCCCTGAGCCCGCATTATTCCATAAAGACCTAGTTTTTGGATGGTAATGATATAAACAAAAATTCCCACAATCAAGCCTGTGATAACAATCATAGCAAGAATCATTCCTGAAAATACATTCACCTGAGGTGTGTAACCAGGAATTTTCGATATCATTTTTGGAATGGAAATCTGTTTCAGTCCATTCCCGACCACTTCTATGTTATTTTTCAATACCAAGGCAGAGATGGAACGATTGGCTTTCAAGGTTCCTTGTAAGGTCCAATAAGTTGTCAGACTCGTAAAAACAACAGGCTCGGTGAAAAATTTATTTCCTTGAGTCAGGCCTACAATCTTGTAACTTGCCTCGCTTCCATTGAGCTGAATGGCATCACCTAGCTTCATCCCATAGTTCTCAAAAGACTGATCCACGACAACCTCATCATCTCTTTCAGGATAACGTCCCTCCGTCAAACTAGGAGAGATAAAAGAGTCCCAGTCTTGAGCAAAAATGGAAACATTGACCTTTTCACTACCATCGACTAGATTGGTTACAGCGAACATATAGCCCAATGGAGCGGCCTCTTCAGAACTCTTATCCTTGTAGTCCTTTTCAGGGATAAAGGATGCCGTCAAATTATCATTTGCGTAGTCGGATAAAACGACACCCGTCGCTTGCCAATTATCAATAGCTGCTCGGTTGTTTCGCACAAGACCGAGAGCTAGACTGGTCATAAAAAAGACCATAAAAGCGATAAGAAAAATGGTAGTTAGAATCAAACTATATCGAAGTTTATTTCGTAATATCTCTTTGATAGCAAGATACATGCTTATCTCCTTTTACTTTTCCCAGAGGTAGCAAGAATGCCACCCAGTCCAATAGACAGAATCTCTGTCCTTCCATCCATTCAAAACAACTCCTACCTATACTTTTTAAAATAAATCAGGTATCAACTTAACAAATCATCTTAGGAAAAAGCCTCAGCTTGCTATCAATTTATATAAGTTATCCTTTCCTTTCTCAGTATATTTATAAAAGAGAAGGTCAGGTCATCTGTTTTAAGTGTAACATCCATGCTATCATTTTCCCTAGTGGGTGTCAAGAAGAGAGACTTAGAAGTTGATAAGAGACTTTAGTAGTTTTGTAACAATTCTGTAATAATTCTCTGCATAAAAAATGATAAAATAGTTATGTACTGTTAAGGAGAGAATCATGTCCGCAAGAAAACTAGAAGCTTATGAGTTTGAACAAGCTCCCGAATCAAAACAAACTCCGCTTTACCAAGACTACACACCAGAAGCCCCAGTTGGCCCTAACCTAAAAGAGATTTTATTTTTTGTAAATATCGCTTGTTTCTGTATTTTTATGGCACTTTTTAGTTTTATCTTTTTAGCTATAAAATTAAATACAGCTTTATCCTTTATCGCTGCAATGGGTCTTAGTTTCGCCCTTTTACAACTTCAACGAAAGATAATGAAACGAAAATTTTCAAAATAAAGGTTGGTACTACTACCAGCCTCTTTTCTAGTTATCAAAAAAGACAGTTATCTAACTGTCTTTTTTATTTATTCTTACGTTTTGAAGGAGATTGAATAGCGATTTTAACTTCAAAAATTGTTCCTCTAGGTTTGTTATCTTTGACGCTAATCGTTCCTCGTAAGGCATCTACGATCTGCTTGGCCAAAGATAGTCCAAGACCAAAGCCACCTTTCTGACGGGTTCTCGCCTTGTCTACACGGTAAAAACGGTCAAAGATTTTCTTCTTGTCAGGAGCTGAAATTCCAATTCCATTATCCGTTACTGTTAGATAGAGATGACGATCTGTAGCATGAACTACAAACTCAATTTTTCCATCTTCTTCAGTATACTTGATGGCATTGTCAAATAAGATGGTCATGAGCTGTTTTAGGAGCAACTGATCGGTCATGAAGGGACGATAAATCCGATTTTCATACTCAAAAATACGATCATTTTCAGAAGCAATCAACTCAAAGTTAGCAAAGGTAGTCTTAAAGAACTGTGGTGATACTTCTGCTATTTCTGGTTTGATTCCATCATCGCGACGTGCAAGGTTGAGAAGATTGGTTGTGAGAAAGCGCATGTTGCGAACTTCTTCAAGGCTCGAAGCAATACTTTCGCTGGATTCCATAATCGTTGCCTCTGGTTTTCGAAAGAGATTTTCTAAACGATTTTGTAAAACGGCCAAAGGCGTTCTCAGTTCGTGACTGGCATTTTCGACAAAGGACTTCTGCTTTTGCATACTTTCCAGCAAGGGTTTGACACTGACACGTGCCAAATAAACACTGGCAATTAAAGACAGGAGCCAGAAACTAGCCATGACTACAACAATTAAATGCTCGTGGTTTTGGCTGATTTGCTCGAGCTGGCTGGTATTGATTAAAACCGCAGCATATTTGACGTTACTTGAGACGGAAGATGAGTTGGTTTCCATCAAAATCATCCGATAGGTTTCTTCCTGACCATAGCTATTGACAACTTGGATTTGGCGAATGTGATTCAACTCTTTCTTGTCCAACTTGATCTTGTCCAAACCTGAAAAACGATTCCCCAGTAAGAGTTGGTTAAAATCCTTGTCAAAGAGTAAGACTTCCGTATTGGAGCTGACATTGGGTTTGATTTCAACCTTGCTGGCATCCGCAGTTGCGGGTTGAATATCCTTGACCTCTTCAGTTGCCCGATTCAAGGCTAACTGGATAACCGCTTGGGGACTGCTACTAAGGGCTTGGAGTTTTTCATCTACAGAAGTGTAGAGACTCGAGTGCATGACCTGGAGGATAATCAAGGTCATCGCAGAGAAGATCAGGGTGAACACTCCAAAGTTTCGAATGAAATAGCTGAAATCATCTGCATACCATGTTTTTTTTAGTTTATTGAACATCTTTTAAAATATACCCGACACTACGCAAGGTTTGAAGATTTTCAGCAAAGGCTGTTCCCTTCAATTTCTTACGAACTTTTGAGACATAGACTTCTACAACGGAAATCGTCGTATCGCTATCAAATCCCCATAGACGGTCAAAAATTTGCGTCTTGGGAAGAATAACATTTTGATTTTGAAGGAAGTAAACCAATAACTCAAACTCTTTTCCGAGTAGTTCCACAGGAGTATCTTCCACTTTCACTTCATTCGTTGAAAGGTTGACGACAATATCTCCATAGGTCAAGGTGTTTTCATTAAACTTGCCTGAACGTTTGAGAAGGGCTTGGATCCGCATTTTGAGTTCTTCAAGGTAGAAAGGTTTGGTGAGGTAGTCATCCGCTCCAAGCTCAAAACCGTGTCCCTTGTCATCCAAACTCTCTTTGGCAGTCATGATAAGGACTGGTGTCGTAATTCCTTTTTCGCGCAACTCTTTCAAGACTTGGAAACCATTTTTTTCCGGCAACATCAAGTCAAGCAAAATCAAGTCATAGACGCCACTTTCAGCTTCGTAGAGACCTTCTTCTCCATCAAAAACCTGCATGACATCTGCAAAATCATCTAAAAAGTCAAATACTGAGTTTGACAGACCCAGGTCATCTTCTACTAATAAGATTTTTATCATCAGAAACTCCTCCTTGTTATGATTATTATACCAAAATTGCCTTAAAAAAAACTCAACTCTCTCTTCTTTTCAGATAGAAAGTTGAGTTTTTGTTTACATAAACGAATTAAGCTTTAGCATATTGGGCTACAACAGCTTCGACTGCTGCTTTCTCACGCTTAATCAAGTCAACACGCGCTGCGATATCCTTGATCCCCATGCGGATATTACGGCTAAGAGCAAGGTCAGAGAGCTGTGGCTCAAAGAATTCCTTGTACTCTGCCAAGCGTTGCTCTGTTTTAAAGATGTGTGATGGGAAGATGACAAAGCTATCAAAGCTCATATCCCCACCAAGAGCTGCCTTGATCCAATCCCAGTTTTCACGTGCCCATACCCAAACAGTCTCTTGAGTTGCTTGGTGTCCGAGGAATTGAAGGTACCATGAAGAAAGGTCTTGTGGTTTCACCACAAATTTGTCCTTCCATGAACGAATCAAGGTTTGGATATTGTCAGCATCTGTACTGTAGGCTAGAGCAGCTGCTAACTGGCGTTTGAAAACAGCATCTGTGGCATGAGTGTAGAGGTCCAGATAAGTTGCGACCAAGTCCTTGGTCTCATGGTGTTTCATTTCATTGATAAGAACTTGTGCACGGATGGCTGCTGGAAGTCCTGCAAGGTTCTCCTTGTGAGCTGCAAAGATTTGGCTAGCGACTTGACTAGCTTCTGCATCATTGGAGCGAATCATCATAGAAACGGCCAACTGACGAACCAATTCATCCTCATCTGATTCTCCGTCTTTAGCTTCAAAACCAAGACGGTCATAGTTATGACGAGCCAATTTAGCAACTAGTGATTTGAAGGCTGTTTCAGCATCCGTTCCTTCATCGATAAAGCGCTCAAGGGCAGAAATCACTTGAGAAATAGCTGAAACAACAAGGTAAGATTCTTCCTTAGCAAGTTTATCAAGGACTGGGAGCAAGTCCGCATAAGAAATGTGTCCTGCTTCAGCAAGCAGACGACGTTCTTGAACGATTTGCAGTTTACTTGTGTTATCAAGTGACTCTAACTCAGAAAGAACAGATTCTAACAAGTCTCCTTGATAGTCTGTAATGTAGTGGGCTGTATTTTCAGTATTGAGACGAAGGGCTCCTTTATTTTCAGCAAGAAGGGCTGCGTAGCCAGGAATTTCGATACTTTCAGTTTCAAGTGTGTCTGGTAAGCCTTTCCAGTTGCTGTTGAGTGGGACAACCCAGAGACGGTTCTTGTCTTCGTGCTCACCGATGAAGAATTGTTTTTGTGAAATCTTCAAAACATCATTTTCAACTTTGACAGTGAGAACTGGATAACCAGGCTGTTCCAACCAAGAATCCATGAAGGCTGCAAC
This Streptococcus oralis DNA region includes the following protein-coding sequences:
- a CDS encoding ABC transporter permease; this translates as MYLAIKEILRNKLRYSLILTTIFLIAFMVFFMTSLALGLVRNNRAAIDNWQATGVVLSDYANDNLTASFIPEKDYKDKSSEEAAPLGYMFAVTNLVDGSEKVNVSIFAQDWDSFISPSLTEGRYPERDDEVVVDQSFENYGMKLGDAIQLNGSEASYKIVGLTQGNKFFTEPVVFTSLTTYWTLQGTLKANRSISALVLKNNIEVVGNGLKQISIPKMISKIPGYTPQVNVFSGMILAMIVITGLIVGIFVYIITIQKLGLYGIMRAQGIQIKTIVWSLFCQIFLLAGMGIALALLAIGGVILVLPATFFFYPSWIAYSVLSLVISLMALLGGVISLPRLLKVDPITAIAE
- a CDS encoding DUF3270 domain-containing protein, whose translation is MSARKLEAYEFEQAPESKQTPLYQDYTPEAPVGPNLKEILFFVNIACFCIFMALFSFIFLAIKLNTALSFIAAMGLSFALLQLQRKIMKRKFSK
- a CDS encoding sensor histidine kinase; translated protein: MFNKLKKTWYADDFSYFIRNFGVFTLIFSAMTLIILQVMHSSLYTSVDEKLQALSSSPQAVIQLALNRATEEVKDIQPATADASKVEIKPNVSSNTEVLLFDKDFNQLLLGNRFSGLDKIKLDKKELNHIRQIQVVNSYGQEETYRMILMETNSSSVSSNVKYAAVLINTSQLEQISQNHEHLIVVVMASFWLLSLIASVYLARVSVKPLLESMQKQKSFVENASHELRTPLAVLQNRLENLFRKPEATIMESSESIASSLEEVRNMRFLTTNLLNLARRDDGIKPEIAEVSPQFFKTTFANFELIASENDRIFEYENRIYRPFMTDQLLLKQLMTILFDNAIKYTEEDGKIEFVVHATDRHLYLTVTDNGIGISAPDKKKIFDRFYRVDKARTRQKGGFGLGLSLAKQIVDALRGTISVKDNKPRGTIFEVKIAIQSPSKRKNK
- the ciaR gene encoding two-component system response regulator CiaR, producing MIKILLVEDDLGLSNSVFDFLDDFADVMQVFDGEEGLYEAESGVYDLILLDLMLPEKNGFQVLKELREKGITTPVLIMTAKESLDDKGHGFELGADDYLTKPFYLEELKMRIQALLKRSGKFNENTLTYGDIVVNLSTNEVKVEDTPVELLGKEFELLVYFLQNQNVILPKTQIFDRLWGFDSDTTISVVEVYVSKVRKKLKGTAFAENLQTLRSVGYILKDVQ